Proteins from a genomic interval of Phlebotomus papatasi isolate M1 chromosome 3, Ppap_2.1, whole genome shotgun sequence:
- the LOC129806969 gene encoding growth hormone-inducible transmembrane protein-like, with translation MLSRLVLSGPCVAGAFAKSAFNAPRIHSQTLVVRQFGREARSGVSSRMGTRTRPSLKERLMAPAGPNAFSMGKGALAGGSALGLGALCFYGLGLGKGTSVLNNSMLWPQYVKERIHSTYLYFGGSLCITAITALAAFRSPAILNLVGRNGFLAMVLMMGAVVGSGAIAQSIPYTEGFGGKQLAWAAHCAILGAFIAPLCFVGGPILTRAALYSAGVVGGLSTVAVCAPSDKFLYMGGPLAIGLGVVFASSLASIWLPPTTALGAGLASMSLYGGLLLFSGFLLYDTQRIIRRAETHPMYAVQKFDPVNCAMSIYMDTLNIFIRIVSLLAGGGGNRRK, from the exons ATGCTTTCCCGACTGGTTTTATCTGGCCCCTGTGTGGCAGGAGCCTTTGCAAAATCCGCCTTCAATGCCCCAAGAATCCATAGTCAGACCCTGGTTGTTAGGCAGTTTGGCCGGGAAGCCAGGAGCGGCGTCTCCAGCAGAATGGGGACTCGTACGAGGCCCAGTCTCAAGGAGCGCCTAATGGCACCGGCAGGACCCAATGCCTTCAGCATGGGAAAGGGTGCTCTGGCTGGAGGGTCAGCTTTGGGCCTGGGTGCTCTCTGTTTCTACGGATTGGGCCTGGGAAAGGGAACGAGTGTTCTGAATAACTCCATGCTCTGGCCACAGTATGTCAAAGAGAGGATTCACAGTACTTATCTATACTTTGGTGGATCTCTCTGCATCACAGCAATCACGGCGCTTGCAGCTTTTCGCTCCCCAGCTATCCTCAACTTGGTCGGCCGGAATGGCTTCCTG GCGATGGTTTTGATGATGGGAGCTGTAGTTGGCTCTGGAGCAATTGCCCAATCAATCCCTTACACTGAAGGCTTTGGAGGGAAACAACTTGCCTGGGCAGCTCATTGTGCAATTCTTGGAGCCTTTATCGCGCCCCTTTGCTTCGTCGGAGGCCCCATTCTGACCAGAGCCGCTCTGTATTCAGCCGGAGTAGTTGGAGGATTATCAACGGTAGCTGTTTGTGCTCCCAGTGATAAATTCCTCTACATGGGCGGACCTCTGGCCATTGGACTGGGAGTTGTCTTTGCATCGAGTCTCGCATCTATCTGGCTTCCACCTACAACAGCCCTAGGTGCTGGATTGGCCTCAATGTCCCTCTACGGTGGTCTCTTGCTCTTCAGTGGCTTCCTCCTCTATGACACTCAGAGAATTATCCGCAGAGCTGAAACACACCCCATGTACGCAGTGCAGAAATTCGACCCCGTCAACTG TGCAATGTCAATTTACATGGATACCCTCAATATCTTCATCCGGATTGTGAGCCTACTGGCGGGAGGTGGTGGAAAtcgaagaaaataa